AAGAATGATTTGATTGCCGTTATCGACGATCTCATGGCCACGCCAATCGTCGGTCAGAGTGATAAGTACGGAATCTGAAACCGCTTGTCCTGAAAGGCTGGTGCCTGCTGCGCGGAAGGTAAAATGAATGCCCAGTTCACGACAGCTTTGGATGGTGAATATTACTTCGTCTAGGTTTTTAAGCCTTAGAACCATTTTCGGCACCAAGCGATAAAAACTCGCGTCGGTGCCGTAAGCCAATCGCTTTGCCTCTTGCGTGACAATGCGTTCCGTTTCTATTCTTTGAGCCAGTATCGCCTCAAGCTGCTGATAAGCCTTCGCGTCAATTACCCGCTCATGGGATGTGTTTGTCTCCATCTTTGCTTCCTTGTGCTTCTTATTTGGCACTGGTTAGGGCGTGTTGACCTTTCGTGGTTAAATTTTGTTCGAGATAAAAGCGTTTTAATCGCGGCGAGGGGGAAGTAGCCTAGTCACTCTAAGCAAATCCCCCTCAACAAAGAGTAAAACGCTTTTAGTCGAACCCTTCGGGCAGCGTTTGCTGGCCATTTCTACTACGTTATCGGCTTCTCATGTAGGCTAGCTACACATCGACGCCTCTGCCTTGTATAAATACCCAGCAACTCGCTGCAAAAATCAGCTCGAAAGATCAACACGCCCTAGCTTTTTATTTTATTTTCCAGTGCTTAAACGGTGTCACAACGGCAGTGGAATTGCTGTGACACCGATTGAACTTCAGTCTAAGTAGACCAAAGCATTACAGTGAATTGACGGACTTAATCTAACCCCACCAAAGATTCACGAGTTAAGTCTTTGATTGTCTTTGCGCCGGTTAATGTCATGGCAACCCGCATCTCTTTGTCGTAAAGGTCGAGTAAGTTCTCAACGCCGGCTTGTCCTTGTGCTGCTAATGCGTATACGAATGAGCGGCCAAGCAAGGTGCAGTCTGCGCCAAGTGCCATCATGCGAACCACATCTAAGCCAGTGCGAATGCCAGAGTCGACCAGAATCTTGGTGTCGCCTTTAACTGCATCAGCAATCGAAGGCAGCGCTTTAGCACTCGATAAAACACCATCAAGCTGACGACCACCGTGATTTGAAACGACGATACCGTCTGCGCCAAATCTCACCGCGTCTTTTGCATCTTCTTCGTCGAGAATGCCTTTGATGACCATTGGGCCGTCCCAGAAATCACGAATCCACTCTAGGTCTTTCCATGAAATCGATGGGTCGAAGTTGTCGCCCAACCAACCGATGTAGTCTTCCAACTTGGTAGGAGAACCACGATAAGTAGAGATGTTGCCTAGGTCGTGTGGTTTACCCAGCAAGCCGACATCAACTGCCCAACTAGGATGACGCATAGATTGGAATACGCGGCGTACTGCTGCATTTGGTCCACTCATTCCGGAATGCATGTCACGGTAGCGTGCACCGGGTACGGGCATATCAACGGTGAAGACCAGTGTGGTCACGCCTGCCGCTTTTGCACGCTCTAGTACGTTCTTCATGAAGCCGCGATCTTTGAGCACGTAAAGTTGGAACCACATTGGGCGTTCAATTTTAGGGGCTACTTCTTCAATCGGGCACACCGACACGGTCGACATGGTAAAAGGAATACCTTTGTTGTCTGCGGCTTTTGCGGCTTGTACTTCACCGCGTCGTGCATACATACCCGTTAAACCAACAGGCGCCAGTGCGATTGGCATCGCAAGCTTCTCGCCGAACAGCTCGGTTTCTAAGTTTAGATCCGACATGTCGTTGAGTACGCGCTGCTTTAGCGCAATCTCAGCAAGGTCAGCCGTGTTGCGGTGTAATGTGTGTTCTCCGTAAGAACCACCATCAATGTAGTGGAAAAGAAACGGAGGTAATTTCGATTTTGCTGCGGCGCGGTAATCAGTCGATGCGGATATGATCATAATTTCAGTCCTAAATTCTTGGGATGTTGCTCTTCTTTGAGAGCTTGGTTTGGGCTGCTTTAATTCGGGAAAGTGGCGTTAATACCCGTGAGTGTTGATGTGCTCTAGTGTCCATCTCGGAACTCATCAACTGTCTTATTAGACGGTGTTGCTGTCGGGGAATTGAGTATTAACGCCAAGTGCTTTGGTGACGACTTATGGCTTACATAAGTGCGTCTGTCATATTGAAACCGTAGATAACCACTAGGCCGATGATGCCTGTCATCACCAAGTAGTAGAAGGTAGGGATAACGGTTTTACGTAGTGTTGCACCTTCACGTCCTAGTAAGCCTACCGTTGCCGAAGCGGCTACCACGTTGTGAATTGCAATCATGTTACCGGCTGCTGCACCAACAGCTTGTAGGGCAACGACGACAGCACTTGAGATAGTCAGGGTTTGCGCTACTTCGAATTGGAACTGGCTGAACATCATGTTTGATACTGTGTTCGAACCCGCAATGAAGGCACCCAAAGCGCCGACGGTTGCACTTAATGCCGGGAAAGCAGATCCCACAAGGTCAGCGGCGAAGTTTGCTGTTGTTACAGGCATACTCGCGAGGTCAGCTGCGTTCACGCCAGAGTTGATAAAGATACGAACCATAGGGATGGTGAACACCAGTACAAAACCAGCACCAATCAGTGTTTTGCTTGATTCACCGAACGCTTTTGTCAGTGGCGCTGCGCTGCGGCCTTGAATCAGAACAGCAACCAATGCCACGAATACTAAGATACCGCCCGGTAGGTAAAGAGGTTGAATCGCAGTGCTCACACCGGTTTCGCCAAGGATGTTGCTGAACGATAGGCTAACGCTCTTCAAGAGACTTTTAAACTCAGGACTCACGCGGCTCGCAACCAAAGTCACAGCCAGCAGCACATATGGTGCCCATGCCATCGCCATGCTCATCTTCTTATGGCCTTTATTGTTGTCATCAAGGTCAATTTTCAGAGAACCTAACCATTCAGCTGGCCATTTGTCTTCGCTCTCAAAGTCCCATTTTGATTTCGGTACTAGGAAGCCACGTTTTGCTGCTGTAACAACAATTGCAAGGCCAACCAGACCACCAATTAGAGATGGGAACTCAGCGCCTAGGAAGACACCGGTTAGTGCGTAAGGGATGGTGAACGCTGCACCAGCAAACAGTGCGAACGGTAGGATATCTAAACCTTCCGTCCAGCTTTTGTTCTTACCGAAGAAACGAGTCAGCATCATCGCCATCAAGACTGGCATCATCACACCCACAGAGGCGTGAATCAGCGCCACACTTGAGGTGATTTGCTGTAGGTAAGCGTCCCAAGTAGAACCATGAGCAATCAGGCTTTCACCGATGTTATGCGTGTCCAAGCCTTTGTTCACACCAACGATTATAGGTGTACCAACCGCACCGAATGATACTGGTGTCGATTGGATCATCATACCCATCAATACCGCAGCAAGCGCAGGGAAGCCGATAGCAACTAGTAGCGGCGCTGCAATAGCTGCGGGAGTACCGAAGCCAGATGCGCCCTCAATGAAGGAGCCGAAAC
The window above is part of the Vibrio chagasii genome. Proteins encoded here:
- the lldD gene encoding FMN-dependent L-lactate dehydrogenase LldD, which produces MIISASTDYRAAAKSKLPPFLFHYIDGGSYGEHTLHRNTADLAEIALKQRVLNDMSDLNLETELFGEKLAMPIALAPVGLTGMYARRGEVQAAKAADNKGIPFTMSTVSVCPIEEVAPKIERPMWFQLYVLKDRGFMKNVLERAKAAGVTTLVFTVDMPVPGARYRDMHSGMSGPNAAVRRVFQSMRHPSWAVDVGLLGKPHDLGNISTYRGSPTKLEDYIGWLGDNFDPSISWKDLEWIRDFWDGPMVIKGILDEEDAKDAVRFGADGIVVSNHGGRQLDGVLSSAKALPSIADAVKGDTKILVDSGIRTGLDVVRMMALGADCTLLGRSFVYALAAQGQAGVENLLDLYDKEMRVAMTLTGAKTIKDLTRESLVGLD
- a CDS encoding L-lactate permease, which encodes MSETLLALLAFSPIVVAAILLVGLNWPAKKAMPVAFALTVAIALFAWDMSGTRVLASVFQGFGITVSVLWIVFGAIFLLNTLKHTGAITTIRNGFTDISADRRVQAIIIAWCFGSFIEGASGFGTPAAIAAPLLVAIGFPALAAVLMGMMIQSTPVSFGAVGTPIIVGVNKGLDTHNIGESLIAHGSTWDAYLQQITSSVALIHASVGVMMPVLMAMMLTRFFGKNKSWTEGLDILPFALFAGAAFTIPYALTGVFLGAEFPSLIGGLVGLAIVVTAAKRGFLVPKSKWDFESEDKWPAEWLGSLKIDLDDNNKGHKKMSMAMAWAPYVLLAVTLVASRVSPEFKSLLKSVSLSFSNILGETGVSTAIQPLYLPGGILVFVALVAVLIQGRSAAPLTKAFGESSKTLIGAGFVLVFTIPMVRIFINSGVNAADLASMPVTTANFAADLVGSAFPALSATVGALGAFIAGSNTVSNMMFSQFQFEVAQTLTISSAVVVALQAVGAAAGNMIAIHNVVAASATVGLLGREGATLRKTVIPTFYYLVMTGIIGLVVIYGFNMTDALM